A genomic window from Flavobacterium sp. I3-2 includes:
- the istB gene encoding IS21-like element helper ATPase IstB translates to MNEATVIKLNQMNLKGMCNAFKSTIENGNVDRYTIDQMVSILVDAEWDDRHNRRIERSIKNAKFHYKANIESLNFDSSRSLDRTQILRLADCEFVNKNQNVLITGSTGVGKSYLGTALGYQACIEGYKVSYFNTSKLFAKLKMAKADGSYLKELAKLERQDVIILDDFGLQALDSQNRITLLEIIEDRHNNGSIIVTSQIPVQGWYDIIGEKTIADAILDRLIHNAHRIELQGESMRKKRSKNNE, encoded by the coding sequence ATGAATGAAGCAACAGTTATCAAACTGAACCAAATGAATTTAAAAGGTATGTGTAATGCCTTTAAATCAACTATTGAAAACGGTAATGTAGATCGTTATACTATTGATCAGATGGTATCCATACTTGTTGATGCCGAATGGGATGACCGCCACAATAGACGTATCGAAAGAAGTATTAAAAACGCAAAATTTCATTACAAAGCTAATATTGAAAGTTTAAATTTTGATTCTTCTAGAAGTCTTGACAGAACTCAAATTTTACGTTTAGCTGATTGTGAATTTGTAAACAAAAATCAAAATGTATTAATAACAGGAAGTACAGGTGTGGGTAAAAGTTATTTAGGAACAGCCTTAGGTTATCAAGCTTGTATTGAAGGCTATAAAGTAAGTTACTTTAATACTTCAAAGTTATTTGCTAAACTAAAAATGGCAAAAGCAGATGGATCTTATTTAAAAGAATTAGCTAAATTAGAACGACAAGATGTAATTATATTAGATGATTTTGGACTTCAAGCATTAGATAGTCAAAACAGAATTACGCTATTAGAAATAATCGAAGACAGACATAATAACGGTTCTATAATCGTTACATCACAAATCCCTGTGCAAGGATGGTACGATATCATTGGTGAAAAAACAATAGCAGATGCCATTTTAGATCGACTTATTCATAACGCACATAGAATTGAATTACAAGGTGAATCAATGCGTAAAAAAAGAAGCAAAAACAACGAATAA